CCAGATGGGCGTCGACCGGCTGGTCGGGCAGCTCGCGGCGGTGGGTGTGCGTGCTGGCGCGCTGCACGGCGGCAAGACCCAGCGGGCGCGCACGCGCACGCTGGCGGAGTTCCGTGAGGGGCGCATCAACGTCCTGGTCGCCACCGACGTCGCGGCGCGGGGCATCCACGTCGACGGCATCTCGCTCGTGGTGCACATCGACCCGCCCAAGGACGAAAAGGACTACCTGCACCGGGCTGGCCGCACCGCTCGGGCCGGCGAGTCCGGCGCCGTTGTCACGCTGGCCCTGCCCAAGCAGCGCAAGCCCACCCTGGCCATGCTCAAGCGGGCCGGCGTCGAGCCGGCCGAGGCCCGGGTGCGTGCGGGCGACGCGGCACTGTCCGAGGTGACCGGTGCCCGGGAGCCGAGCGGCGTCCCGGTGGTGGAGGAGCCCACGCCTCCGCCGGCCCGGCGCACCGACCGGCCCCGCGGCTTCCGCCACGACGGCCGCCCCCGGTCCGACCACCCTCGCGGCGACCGCCCGCAAAGTGGACGTCGCCACGGCGGCGACCGCCGCCCGGTCTCCCGCACTCACTGACGCCGAGCAGCGCGCGACGGTAGCGTCTCCAGCCATGGGGACGCTACCCAAGGCGTTGCTGTGGCAACGCACCGACACAGACGGCACCGATCTGGCGCTCCTCGACGACCGCCGCGGGCTGCATGCCCGCGGCGTCGCGACCGCCACGCATCCGGTGCCGTACGTGTGCCGGTACGAGCTTGTCACCGACGAGACCTGGGCCACCGCCCACCTCGACGTCACTGTCGAAGGCGCCGGCTGGCTGCGCGCGCTGCGACTGGAGCGTGCCGCCGGCCGGTGGCGGGCGACCACCGCCGAGCAGGGCGACCTCGACCGCGTCCTGGCAAACGCGGGTCACGCCCGCGCCGGCCTGCCCGGCACCGAGGAGCCGGACCTGCTGCACGGCGCGATCGACGTCGACCTCGCCGGCGCGCCACTGCCCAACACGCTGCCCATCCGGCGGATGGGGATGCTCGGCGCGCCGGCCGGTACGGCACACCGCCTCACCATGGCGTGGGTGCTCGTGCCGAGCCTGGAGGTGCTGGCCAGCGAGCAGACGTACCGCGTGGTCGACGAGGGCACGATCCGCTTCGAGCTCGACGGCTTCGGCGCCGACCTGGCTGTCGACAAGGAGGGGTACGTGCTCAGGTACCCCGGGCTGGCCGAGCGGAAGGCATGACCCCGGTCGCCAGGAAGCTGTCGAGCACCGCCAGGTGAGGGGCGAGGTCGAGGCCCTGTGTGGCGACCCATCCGTCCGAGTAGTACGTGTTCGCGTACCGCTCGCCGCCGTCGCAGAGCAGCGTCACCACCGAGCCGTGTACGCCGGCCGCGCGCATCTCGGAAATGATGCCGAAGGCACCCCACAGGTTGGTACCCGTGGATCCCCGACACGGCGGCCGAGCAGCGCGGAGGCCGCGCGCATCGCGGCGAGTGAGGCGGCGTCCGGCACGTGCACCATGCGGTCGACCAGCGTCGGCTGGAACGACGGCTCCACCCTCGGCCGCCCGATCCCTTCGATGCGCGAGCCCAGCCCCGTCTCGTGGGTCCAGTCGGCCGCCTCCCACGCCGGGTAGAAGGCGGAGTTTTCCGGGTCGACCACGCACAGTTTGGTGGGGTGGCGGCAGTAGCGGGCGTACCGGCCGATGGTGGCGCTTGTGCCCCCGGTGCCGGCGCCGACGACGACCCAGGACGGCACGGGGTGCCGTTCGAGCGCCATCTGCGCGTAGATCGACTCGGCGATGTTGTTGTTGCCCCGCCAGTCGGTGGCCCGCTCGGCGTACGTGAACTGGTCCATGAAGTGCCCACCGGTGTCCTCGGCGAGCCAGCGGGCCTCGACCACGACGGAGGCCGGGTCCTCGACGAGGTGGCACTTGCCGCCCTGAAACTCGATCAGCGCCACCTTCTCCGGCGACGTGGAGGCCGGCATGACGGCGATGAAGGGCAGGCCGAGCATGCGCGCGAAGTACGCCTCGGAGACGGCCGTGGAGCCGGACGACGCCTCCACGACCGTGGTCGTCGGCCCGATCCAGCCGT
The window above is part of the Phytohabitans houttuyneae genome. Proteins encoded here:
- a CDS encoding putative glycolipid-binding domain-containing protein — encoded protein: MGTLPKALLWQRTDTDGTDLALLDDRRGLHARGVATATHPVPYVCRYELVTDETWATAHLDVTVEGAGWLRALRLERAAGRWRATTAEQGDLDRVLANAGHARAGLPGTEEPDLLHGAIDVDLAGAPLPNTLPIRRMGMLGAPAGTAHRLTMAWVLVPSLEVLASEQTYRVVDEGTIRFELDGFGADLAVDKEGYVLRYPGLAERKA